One Aquificaceae bacterium genomic region harbors:
- a CDS encoding phosphoglucomutase/phosphomannomutase family protein yields the protein MIKFGTDGWRAIIGDAFTFENVRKVAYAHARVLERQGKKKVVVGYDNRFMSERFALEVYRVFKTLGFECYLSIKSCTTPMVSFAVKYMGFDNGVMITASHNPPEYNGYKIKDSFGGSATPEFIAQVEEEIKRSEDIKPEKFEPEYVNIWGEYMREIKRRVSMELFSQKDLSLVHDAMYGSALGTYSHVLSGTKVSVSNIRSYRDPLFGGHAPEPVEKHLEPLIMKVRAVGANLGIANDGDGDRIALVDEKGNFINSQLIYVLLLYHLLKNKGKRDGVVVKTVSTTYLVDRICRKEGVELREVAVGFKNINEVILREKVIFGGEESGGYGIVDFLPERDGLFAGLNILELMLLMDRPISEIISEIYREYGEAHFKRVDFHAEEDKKQRLRELTENPPEKLGDLRVSKVITLDGLKLIFENDGWLLLRASGTEPLIRVYAEMPTQAELEKLIKSAVALFE from the coding sequence ATGATAAAGTTTGGCACAGACGGATGGAGAGCCATAATAGGTGATGCTTTTACCTTTGAAAACGTAAGAAAGGTAGCCTATGCACATGCAAGGGTTTTAGAAAGGCAAGGGAAAAAGAAGGTGGTGGTGGGATACGATAATCGTTTTATGTCAGAAAGGTTTGCTCTTGAAGTCTACAGGGTTTTTAAAACCCTTGGCTTTGAGTGTTATCTTAGCATAAAGTCTTGCACCACTCCTATGGTCTCCTTTGCGGTTAAGTATATGGGCTTTGACAACGGAGTTATGATAACTGCGTCGCATAATCCACCAGAATATAACGGATACAAGATAAAGGACTCCTTTGGTGGCTCTGCTACTCCAGAGTTTATAGCACAGGTAGAGGAGGAGATAAAAAGGTCAGAGGATATAAAACCAGAGAAGTTTGAACCAGAGTATGTAAACATCTGGGGGGAGTATATGAGGGAGATAAAGAGAAGGGTAAGTATGGAGCTTTTTAGTCAAAAAGACCTCTCTCTGGTGCACGATGCCATGTATGGCTCTGCTCTTGGCACATACTCACATGTGCTATCTGGAACAAAAGTTTCAGTAAGCAATATAAGAAGCTATAGAGACCCACTCTTTGGAGGACATGCACCAGAGCCAGTGGAAAAACACCTTGAACCTCTCATTATGAAAGTTAGGGCTGTGGGTGCAAACCTTGGCATAGCCAACGACGGAGATGGAGACCGTATAGCCTTGGTGGACGAAAAAGGGAACTTTATAAACTCACAACTTATTTATGTGCTTTTGCTCTATCACCTTTTGAAAAACAAGGGCAAAAGGGATGGCGTAGTGGTAAAGACCGTATCCACCACATACTTGGTAGACAGGATATGCAGGAAAGAGGGCGTTGAGCTAAGAGAGGTAGCAGTGGGCTTTAAGAACATAAACGAGGTAATCCTTAGGGAAAAGGTAATCTTTGGAGGAGAAGAGAGCGGAGGCTACGGTATTGTGGACTTTTTACCAGAAAGGGACGGGCTTTTTGCAGGTCTTAATATACTTGAGCTTATGCTCCTTATGGACAGACCTATTTCTGAGATAATTTCGGAGATATACAGAGAATACGGAGAAGCTCACTTCAAGAGAGTAGACTTTCATGCGGAAGAGGACAAAAAGCAAAGACTAAGGGAGCTTACAGAAAACCCACCAGAGAAGCTGGGAGACCTAAGAGTTTCAAAGGTTATAACCCTTGACGGTCTTAAGCTGATATTTGAAAATGACGGTTGGCTACTTCTTAGGGCATCTGGAACTGAGCCACTTAT